One Pongo pygmaeus isolate AG05252 chromosome 10, NHGRI_mPonPyg2-v2.0_pri, whole genome shotgun sequence genomic window carries:
- the LOC129010280 gene encoding NADH dehydrogenase [ubiquinone] 1 alpha subcomplex subunit 2-like: MAAAAASRGIRAKLGLREIRIHLCQRSSGSQGVRDFIEKRYVERKKANADLPSLICECYDVQPKLWACYAFGQEKNVRLYNCSADQVTRALENVLSGKA, encoded by the coding sequence ATGGCGGCGGCCGCAGCGAGTCGAGGAATCAGGGCAAAGCTGGGCCTGCGTGAGATTCGCATCCACTTATGTCAGCGCTCGTCCGGCAGCCAGGGTGTCAGGGACTTCATTGAGAAACGCTACGTGGAGCGGAAGAAGGCGAATGCCGACCTACCCAGCCTAATCTGCGAATGCTACGATGTGCAGCCCAAGCTCTGGGCCTGCTACGCATTTGGCCAAGAGAAGAATGTCCGTTTGTACAACTGCAGTGCTGATCAGGTAACCAGAGCCCTGGAGAACGTGCTAAGTGGTAAAGCCTGA